In the genome of Deinococcus sp. QL22, one region contains:
- a CDS encoding AAA family ATPase: MIYALPPPRLLILIGGVSGVGKSHTAQALARTLNAYLLSTDVLRAAVRSVIPTQVVPHLHRSSFMACSESSDMLTTVDHQTRALTPALHAAVERALSEHPVVVVEGVHLLPDLNTNVPATEILQVLLTVPSPAVHQARLQERARETSGRRSAQLPTLHMGALRDMQDALIARAIRSNINVLPADDLTHSVLCLLAFDRLSRTSGHGDEASFATSDKAERLPAEAHP, encoded by the coding sequence ATGATTTATGCTCTTCCTCCGCCCCGTCTGCTCATCCTGATTGGAGGGGTGAGCGGCGTAGGGAAATCCCACACTGCACAGGCTCTCGCACGAACTCTGAACGCGTATCTTCTCTCGACCGATGTTCTCCGTGCTGCCGTGCGCAGTGTGATTCCCACCCAAGTCGTTCCTCACCTGCACCGATCAAGTTTTATGGCCTGCTCCGAGAGCAGCGACATGCTCACCACTGTCGATCACCAAACCCGTGCCCTGACACCAGCCCTGCACGCCGCCGTTGAGCGCGCGCTGTCCGAACACCCGGTTGTGGTAGTCGAGGGCGTGCATCTCCTGCCCGATCTGAACACGAACGTTCCCGCTACAGAAATTCTTCAAGTGCTGCTCACCGTGCCAAGCCCCGCTGTGCATCAAGCACGACTCCAGGAACGGGCAAGAGAAACCTCTGGCCGGCGTTCCGCTCAATTGCCCACCCTGCATATGGGCGCGCTGAGAGATATGCAGGATGCCCTCATCGCACGCGCAATCCGTTCTAACATCAACGTTCTCCCTGCGGATGACCTCACGCATAGCGTTCTGTGCCTGTTGGCCTTCGACCGACTCTCCCGAACATCTGGTCACGGGGATGAGGCTTCCTTCGCAACATCAGACAAAGCAGAACGTCTCCCGGCGGAGGCTCATCCATGA
- a CDS encoding FtsW/RodA/SpoVE family cell cycle protein: protein MSLHLLIAQALLLMLGLMGVATASPERILDHGVKVILALLVTFVVAGLKPRTLLRAAPIVWGTALVLLLLTLFIGQGTMTSPGTRRWLVLGPVQFQPSELAKLGLLLQLASFFARRGVRYKLLSATLIIISTTGLILLEPDLGTAVLTFSLGIVLMFAAGVHLLNITGFLFALGLLSLPMVARYLEAHRYILERLFGHVDRANTLPTGLDQIGMAHRDLQFGGWWGQGMDGLRYAYFAAHTDMIVASIGFALGFLGVALLLFAYWLVVSTALQVTHLASRLKPLSPDVHGTTLLATGAMFMVVGQAFVNLAVAAGILPVTGVPLPLVSYGFSSMLMMSVALGVIHSAFRHIRHALAEATGDETSPSSACPDSTEGSLPLGVPEEMVG from the coding sequence TTGAGCTTACATCTCCTGATAGCTCAGGCCCTCTTGCTGATGTTGGGGCTGATGGGGGTCGCTACCGCGAGTCCGGAACGCATCTTGGATCACGGGGTAAAAGTCATACTCGCCTTGCTGGTCACGTTTGTAGTCGCCGGCCTCAAGCCGCGTACCCTATTAAGGGCTGCGCCCATCGTCTGGGGTACGGCACTCGTGCTGCTGCTGCTTACTCTTTTCATTGGACAGGGAACCATGACCAGCCCAGGGACACGGCGGTGGCTGGTGCTGGGCCCTGTGCAGTTCCAACCCTCCGAACTCGCCAAACTGGGGCTGCTGCTTCAACTTGCATCCTTTTTCGCCCGTCGCGGGGTTCGGTACAAGCTGTTGAGTGCCACTTTAATCATCATTTCCACAACGGGACTGATTCTGCTGGAACCAGACTTAGGCACAGCGGTGCTGACGTTCAGTTTAGGCATCGTCTTGATGTTTGCGGCTGGCGTGCACCTTCTAAACATCACCGGATTCCTGTTTGCGCTCGGCCTGTTGAGTCTTCCGATGGTTGCCCGGTACTTGGAAGCGCACCGCTACATCCTAGAGCGTCTATTTGGTCATGTAGACCGCGCTAACACCCTGCCCACAGGGTTGGATCAGATTGGGATGGCACACCGTGATCTGCAGTTTGGAGGGTGGTGGGGCCAGGGCATGGACGGTCTAAGATACGCGTATTTTGCGGCACACACGGACATGATTGTGGCGTCTATCGGATTTGCCCTCGGCTTTTTAGGCGTGGCACTCCTGTTGTTTGCGTACTGGCTGGTCGTGTCGACTGCCCTACAGGTCACGCATCTGGCCAGCCGCCTTAAACCTCTATCGCCGGACGTGCATGGCACCACCCTCCTCGCGACTGGCGCCATGTTCATGGTCGTTGGTCAGGCATTCGTCAACCTCGCGGTCGCCGCGGGCATTCTCCCCGTCACTGGCGTTCCTTTACCGCTAGTCAGTTATGGCTTTTCCAGCATGCTCATGATGAGTGTGGCTTTGGGGGTGATTCACAGTGCGTTCCGGCACATCCGTCATGCATTGGCTGAAGCTACAGGTGATGAAACTTCACCGTCCAGTGCCTGCCCAGACAGCACCGAAGGATCACTTCCTTTGGGTGTGCCAGAGGAGATGGTGGGGTGA
- a CDS encoding MgtC/SapB family protein, with amino-acid sequence MSGVSFLGAGAIFSDRHGKEAKGLTTAAGLLATAGIGVACGLHLYILGTGATALFLLTLGVLWRVSEWENGHNEKCEANSSAQNREGQND; translated from the coding sequence GTGAGCGGCGTCAGCTTTCTGGGTGCAGGGGCCATCTTTTCAGACCGGCACGGCAAGGAGGCCAAAGGTCTGACCACCGCGGCAGGTCTGCTGGCAACGGCAGGCATTGGGGTGGCGTGTGGGTTACATCTGTATATCCTGGGGACAGGAGCCACCGCCCTGTTTTTGCTGACACTGGGCGTGCTGTGGCGCGTCTCGGAATGGGAGAACGGGCACAACGAGAAGTGTGAGGCCAATAGCTCGGCGCAGAACAGGGAAGGTCAGAACGACTAA
- the ybaL gene encoding YbaL family putative K(+) efflux transporter, with protein sequence MPHHTDLIAALAIGLTLAFFGGLLATRLRLPPLVGYLLAGIVVGPFTPGFVADAAIAAQLSEIGVMLLMFGVGLHFSISDLLAVRRIAVPGALLRIVMITVLSTVVSQWWGWTVGQGIILGLALSVASTVVLLRALEERGTLDTSNGKIAVGWLVVEDLIMVLALVMLPALAPLLGSNEGGSLDLGALGIALLLTLGKMILFVAVMMIVGRRLIPWVLARVARIGSRELFTLAVLGTALGIAYAAGALFDVSFALGAFLAGVVASESKFSQQVAEDALPFQDAFAVLFFVSVGMLFNPAILLQAPLLVLAIALIIIVAKTLVAFFTMRVLKASFSTALTVAISLAQIGEFSFILATLGRDLELLSAQGQNLILAGAIVSIIVNPFLFRLIPIIEAWQQRRAPQTVPQDLTQGGLSQHAVLVGYGRVGHLIMHMLQEHHVPFVVIESDERRIEELRTLKLLVVYGDAARADVLSRAGIGEASVVIIATPDGPQSQLILEQVREMNPTVHVTARTHDEHTQQALRNLGANDVLYGEYELGLAMGNHVIAALDLPSTRLIPLTP encoded by the coding sequence ATGCCTCACCACACTGACCTGATCGCGGCCCTGGCCATCGGCCTGACCCTGGCCTTCTTCGGCGGCCTCCTCGCGACCCGGTTGCGCCTGCCTCCTTTGGTCGGTTACCTGCTGGCCGGCATCGTGGTCGGCCCCTTCACCCCCGGGTTTGTCGCTGACGCTGCCATCGCCGCACAACTCTCCGAAATCGGGGTGATGCTGCTGATGTTCGGCGTCGGCCTGCATTTCTCGATCAGCGACCTCTTGGCCGTCCGCCGCATCGCTGTGCCCGGGGCCTTACTCCGCATCGTCATGATCACAGTGCTCAGTACCGTGGTCTCGCAGTGGTGGGGCTGGACAGTCGGGCAGGGCATCATCCTTGGTCTGGCTCTTTCCGTGGCCAGTACCGTGGTCTTGTTGCGGGCCCTGGAGGAGCGCGGAACCCTTGACACCTCCAACGGGAAAATTGCGGTGGGCTGGCTGGTGGTCGAAGACCTCATCATGGTCTTGGCCCTCGTGATGCTGCCCGCTCTGGCCCCGCTGCTCGGGAGCAATGAGGGCGGCTCGCTGGATCTGGGTGCCCTGGGCATTGCTCTACTGCTCACGCTCGGCAAGATGATCTTGTTCGTGGCCGTCATGATGATCGTCGGACGGCGCTTGATTCCTTGGGTGCTGGCCCGCGTCGCCCGAATTGGCTCCAGAGAATTGTTTACCCTGGCCGTGCTCGGCACTGCACTGGGAATCGCGTACGCGGCAGGGGCACTCTTCGATGTGTCCTTTGCACTTGGAGCCTTCCTCGCAGGTGTGGTGGCGAGTGAGAGCAAGTTCAGTCAGCAGGTGGCAGAGGATGCCCTCCCGTTTCAGGATGCGTTCGCGGTGCTGTTTTTTGTGTCGGTCGGCATGCTGTTCAATCCCGCGATTCTTCTTCAGGCTCCGCTGCTGGTGTTGGCCATTGCCCTGATCATCATCGTGGCAAAGACCCTGGTGGCCTTCTTCACCATGAGGGTGCTCAAAGCGTCGTTCTCGACGGCCTTGACCGTGGCGATCTCCTTGGCCCAGATCGGGGAGTTCTCGTTCATTCTGGCGACCCTGGGCCGGGACTTGGAGCTGCTGAGCGCTCAGGGGCAAAACCTCATTCTGGCCGGCGCGATCGTGTCGATCATCGTCAACCCCTTCCTGTTCCGCCTGATTCCCATTATTGAGGCGTGGCAGCAGCGCCGCGCGCCTCAGACGGTACCTCAGGATCTGACGCAGGGTGGCTTATCCCAGCACGCGGTTCTGGTGGGGTATGGCCGAGTCGGTCACTTGATCATGCACATGCTCCAGGAACACCACGTTCCCTTCGTGGTGATTGAGTCCGACGAGCGCCGCATCGAGGAGCTCCGGACGTTGAAGCTTCTGGTGGTCTATGGGGACGCGGCGCGGGCAGACGTCCTTTCACGTGCCGGGATTGGGGAGGCCAGTGTGGTGATCATTGCGACGCCGGATGGCCCGCAATCCCAGCTGATCCTGGAGCAGGTGCGCGAGATGAACCCGACCGTGCACGTCACCGCCAGAACGCACGACGAACACACCCAGCAAGCGCTGCGGAACTTGGGGGCCAATGACGTGCTGTACGGCGAGTACGAACTTGGCTTGGCCATGGGGAACCATGTGATCGCCGCTTTGGATCTCCCCTCCACGCGCTTAATCCCCTTGACTCCATAA
- a CDS encoding PadR family transcriptional regulator has translation MSHPPSSPPGIIPPRSDLPAGPVLWVHSTHTRAVLQTLLHRHPAPMHGYDLSKATDLKSGTLYPILKRLHEQGHLNADWEASPHPGKPPRHIYTLTASGISLARETPEWATKGIKGVLI, from the coding sequence ATGTCCCACCCCCCGAGTTCGCCACCCGGTATCATTCCGCCTAGAAGTGACTTGCCTGCTGGCCCGGTACTTTGGGTTCACTCCACACACACCCGCGCCGTGTTACAAACGCTGCTGCACAGGCATCCCGCGCCCATGCACGGCTACGACCTCAGCAAAGCCACCGACCTCAAAAGTGGCACGCTGTACCCGATCCTCAAACGCCTGCACGAGCAGGGGCACCTGAACGCCGACTGGGAAGCCTCGCCGCATCCCGGCAAACCACCTCGGCACATCTACACCCTGACCGCCAGCGGGATCAGTCTGGCGCGGGAGACACCAGAGTGGGCAACGAAAGGAATCAAGGGGGTGCTGATATGA
- a CDS encoding helix-turn-helix domain-containing protein — MWNTGQVEMMNALPLVPHHTTGELWTHERSCRCAVEQRRTQAIALLSEGFSPHEIQRLTRLSAPVYANVVHAYNQHGLAGLRDRRQHNRGRPPRLSDQQLELLMQTIRHDQDQGILWNAPKVQAYAADVLGEQLHRRRCYELLEVMGLPWPVPQPASEQAAPKAPYEVKKYALLKRLERVSEALKCRVTV; from the coding sequence ATGTGGAACACGGGCCAGGTTGAAATGATGAACGCGTTGCCGCTGGTGCCGCACCACACGACGGGAGAACTGTGGACGCATGAGCGAAGTTGTCGGTGTGCGGTCGAGCAACGGCGTACCCAGGCCATCGCGCTCTTATCGGAAGGTTTCTCACCACATGAGATCCAGCGCCTCACGCGCCTGAGCGCTCCCGTCTACGCCAATGTGGTTCACGCTTATAACCAGCACGGGCTGGCGGGCTTGCGGGACAGACGTCAACACAATCGGGGTCGTCCTCCACGCCTCTCGGATCAGCAGTTAGAGCTGCTGATGCAAACCATTCGGCATGATCAGGATCAAGGCATCCTTTGGAACGCGCCGAAGGTTCAGGCCTATGCGGCAGACGTGCTGGGGGAACAGCTGCACCGCAGACGGTGTTACGAATTGCTTGAAGTCATGGGTCTGCCGTGGCCCGTTCCCCAGCCTGCCTCTGAGCAAGCGGCCCCCAAAGCTCCGTATGAGGTCAAAAAATACGCTTTGCTGAAGCGGTTGGAGAGGGTGTCCGAAGCGCTGAAGTGCAGAGTCACGGTATGA
- a CDS encoding permease prefix domain 1-containing protein, whose amino-acid sequence MKPTERYLRSATRGLWGQAKRELRQELHGHLQVRIQEWRLGGLSETEAERQTLRELGAPEEVRTGMLGVYTLPALGRGGLASLLMASLLIGILPQGQAQVSSIFAGSTQQGAASYLDFTQLQREFQKSGAALAGTPQQPTLTVPGAPRSPYPVASFPGSVLKQEGKTYLQTDALVNALLNSGSDLRLSGWTNPTLQAGKIKIGIQTTDWRVSNQLYGATLYTRPELGLGLPLTLLEPNGDTQDLTLTGNFQTGKVYALVMPLQSDWTSTGLGGEVLDRGNLMLTTNIAVAKPGRVTFRMYSEPARHVQPVTSLDGFHDLLDPLRKATTRVRWSSQQPAPALVLALSGHFGPDAYQVLPGAHVLKP is encoded by the coding sequence ATGAAACCCACCGAACGGTATCTGAGATCGGCCACCCGTGGCCTGTGGGGCCAGGCCAAGCGGGAGTTGCGCCAAGAACTGCACGGTCACCTTCAGGTGAGGATTCAGGAGTGGAGATTGGGCGGCCTGAGTGAAACTGAAGCCGAGCGGCAAACGCTGCGCGAATTGGGCGCGCCGGAAGAGGTGCGCACGGGCATGCTGGGCGTCTACACCCTGCCCGCTCTGGGGCGAGGGGGACTGGCCAGCCTCTTGATGGCCAGTCTGCTGATCGGCATTCTGCCGCAGGGACAAGCTCAGGTCAGCAGCATCTTTGCCGGATCAACTCAGCAAGGGGCCGCCAGTTACCTCGATTTCACTCAGTTGCAACGCGAGTTCCAGAAATCTGGGGCGGCATTGGCGGGGACACCGCAACAGCCCACCTTGACTGTGCCGGGCGCTCCACGTTCCCCCTATCCGGTTGCCAGCTTTCCCGGCTCGGTTCTGAAGCAAGAAGGCAAAACCTATTTGCAAACGGATGCCCTCGTGAACGCCTTACTCAACTCAGGCAGCGACCTGCGCCTGAGCGGGTGGACGAACCCGACGTTGCAGGCGGGAAAGATCAAGATTGGGATCCAAACGACAGATTGGCGGGTCTCGAACCAGCTGTACGGCGCGACGCTCTACACGCGGCCTGAGCTGGGTTTGGGACTGCCGCTGACGCTGCTCGAACCGAACGGGGATACCCAAGACCTGACTTTGACGGGCAACTTCCAAACCGGGAAGGTGTACGCGTTGGTGATGCCACTGCAAAGTGATTGGACATCCACCGGCCTAGGAGGAGAGGTACTCGACCGTGGCAACTTGATGCTCACGACCAACATCGCCGTGGCCAAGCCGGGCCGCGTGACCTTCCGGATGTACAGCGAACCCGCGCGGCATGTGCAGCCTGTGACGAGTCTGGACGGGTTCCATGACCTGCTTGACCCGCTGCGGAAGGCAACAACCCGAGTTCGGTGGAGCAGTCAACAACCGGCTCCCGCGCTGGTGCTGGCCCTCAGCGGGCACTTCGGCCCGGACGCCTATCAGGTGCTGCCGGGGGCACACGTCCTTAAACCCTAA
- a CDS encoding PadR family transcriptional regulator → MSSAHPPSHPEPNLLRGHLDLILLSIIEGDPKYGLEISKQAQDRTDGYFDLRVGSLYPALHRLEKAGFVRGEFQPAARGGVPVKVYALTDTGARELTARKREFETFTQQLGRLWQPKGTPL, encoded by the coding sequence ATGTCCAGCGCTCACCCCCCCAGCCACCCCGAACCCAACCTGCTGCGTGGCCACCTTGACCTCATCCTGCTCAGCATCATTGAAGGTGACCCCAAGTACGGCCTGGAGATCAGCAAACAAGCCCAAGACCGCACCGACGGCTATTTCGATCTGCGGGTGGGCAGTCTGTACCCCGCCCTACACCGCCTGGAGAAAGCCGGTTTCGTGCGCGGCGAGTTCCAGCCCGCTGCGCGGGGCGGCGTGCCCGTCAAGGTCTATGCCCTGACCGACACCGGTGCCCGCGAACTGACCGCCCGCAAGCGCGAGTTTGAAACCTTCACTCAGCAGCTTGGCCGCTTGTGGCAGCCGAAAGGAACGCCCCTATGA
- a CDS encoding WD40 repeat domain-containing protein has product MRLLPAVLTALLPFASATSILSTTPIPGHAAGSFGRGDAPFGELTGGAAWSADSRTVFTLDTTRLLYRWQVGGQRLGTQLVKPPVILTNPGLNLSGAANAAGLPVLARGEQRNQPVTLAYRLKLETGQLTAQPGCSRPLRTMTRVACTLDVQTRIWLEGGELQWQRGDQVERFPLPAGLSLNPDGGRPSTALALSDDGQRVALLALRGEKDVSIFGGQGRLLTWTRNGTGQVKAQQVTLTGPPLYAGATLDWVDGRVLVASNVYNAGNEYGSGGALFGQQLALYPPGAPPVWRLGPQVGLRGAFPSPDGQLFVTIRDGSVPEVRRIKDGAYVRSLGEAVLDTAPLSGGRVLLAVQGGAGTGRVALHQPGSLKTLYRGRADLVAASTDGQRFASAFGQTLRLHSSSGQVLRAWQAAGRVQRLAFSPDGQVLSVEQDVFNGPTLTSAWRMDGSPFPLPAGTQFPVTSVLLVKESRKDGPQSNYRECWTVAERTGHTLWQTPWHSSRIAGLPSPDGRFLAQFGMTAQTLNPGELGPVPRVNVFSRVEAHTGKQGAVLRVPVEHSTDVYAGWGLSAFDGRTVLLAETSGDGCGGLLYGYRLADLNTGKLLNTPAQLRGGYERLIGCGHYAFRPKTKFAPDGRLLIQDGNRLDWLRLGTP; this is encoded by the coding sequence ATGCGCCTCCTCCCCGCTGTGCTGACCGCTCTGCTGCCGTTTGCCAGTGCCACGAGCATCCTGTCCACCACACCCATTCCTGGCCACGCCGCCGGCAGCTTTGGCCGTGGGGACGCGCCGTTTGGAGAATTGACCGGCGGCGCCGCTTGGTCAGCCGACAGCCGCACCGTGTTTACACTTGATACGACCCGCCTGCTGTATCGCTGGCAGGTCGGCGGACAGCGGCTCGGCACTCAACTTGTGAAGCCTCCCGTCATCCTCACCAACCCAGGACTGAACCTGTCCGGCGCGGCCAACGCTGCTGGCCTGCCTGTGCTGGCCCGCGGGGAACAGAGAAACCAGCCAGTCACCCTCGCCTACCGGCTCAAGCTCGAGACCGGTCAGCTCACCGCCCAGCCAGGCTGTTCACGCCCCCTCAGGACAATGACAAGGGTGGCCTGCACGCTAGACGTGCAGACCAGAATCTGGCTGGAAGGCGGTGAACTGCAGTGGCAACGCGGCGACCAAGTGGAACGGTTTCCCCTCCCGGCGGGCCTGAGTTTGAATCCAGACGGTGGCCGGCCCAGCACAGCCCTGGCCCTGAGTGACGACGGTCAGCGGGTCGCGCTGCTGGCCCTGCGGGGAGAGAAAGACGTCTCCATCTTTGGCGGTCAGGGCCGGCTCCTCACCTGGACGCGAAATGGGACAGGCCAGGTCAAGGCGCAGCAGGTCACCTTAACAGGCCCGCCCCTCTACGCGGGAGCCACACTCGACTGGGTGGACGGGCGCGTGCTGGTGGCCTCCAACGTGTACAACGCGGGCAATGAATACGGCAGTGGTGGGGCGCTGTTCGGTCAGCAACTGGCGCTCTACCCACCGGGAGCACCGCCCGTCTGGCGCCTGGGCCCGCAGGTGGGCCTGCGCGGGGCGTTCCCCTCGCCAGACGGCCAGCTCTTCGTGACCATCCGGGACGGCAGTGTGCCGGAAGTGCGCCGGATCAAGGACGGCGCGTACGTGCGCTCGCTGGGCGAAGCCGTGCTGGACACCGCGCCGCTGAGTGGTGGGCGTGTGCTGCTGGCTGTGCAGGGCGGCGCCGGAACGGGCCGCGTCGCTCTGCATCAACCGGGCAGCCTGAAGACGCTGTACCGGGGCCGCGCCGACCTGGTGGCGGCCAGCACTGATGGACAGCGGTTCGCCTCCGCCTTTGGACAAACCCTGCGCCTGCACAGCAGCAGTGGCCAAGTGTTGCGCGCCTGGCAGGCCGCGGGCCGGGTACAGCGCCTGGCCTTCAGCCCAGACGGTCAGGTGCTGAGTGTGGAGCAAGACGTCTTCAATGGGCCCACCTTGACCAGCGCCTGGCGAATGGACGGCAGCCCCTTCCCGCTCCCCGCCGGGACACAGTTTCCCGTGACCTCGGTGCTGCTGGTCAAAGAGAGCCGCAAGGACGGCCCACAGAGCAATTACCGTGAATGCTGGACGGTGGCCGAGCGCACCGGGCACACCCTCTGGCAGACCCCCTGGCATAGCAGCAGGATCGCCGGACTCCCCTCACCCGACGGGCGTTTTCTAGCGCAGTTCGGGATGACGGCGCAGACCCTGAATCCGGGAGAACTCGGCCCCGTGCCGCGGGTCAATGTGTTCTCGCGTGTGGAGGCCCACACCGGAAAGCAGGGGGCCGTGTTGCGCGTGCCGGTCGAGCACTCCACAGATGTGTACGCCGGGTGGGGCCTGAGCGCCTTTGACGGACGCACCGTGCTCCTGGCAGAAACCAGCGGCGATGGGTGCGGCGGCCTGCTGTACGGCTACCGATTGGCCGATCTGAACACCGGCAAGCTCCTGAACACGCCCGCCCAGTTGCGGGGCGGTTACGAACGCCTGATAGGCTGTGGTCACTACGCCTTTCGCCCCAAGACGAAATTCGCTCCGGATGGCCGCCTGCTGATCCAGGACGGCAACCGTCTGGACTGGCTGCGCCTGGGCACCCCCTGA
- a CDS encoding GGDEF domain-containing protein translates to MALTDSLTGLRNRRAFEADLERAISMARATETSLVVLSFDLDGLKQVNDSLGHGGGDQFLSTFGQSLATEFEGIGAAYRIGGDEFAVISARALDDDSLQARIKAAIARVQVESAVQTGASSGIARFPEDAQSGGDLLRVSDRRMYQDKLHRRVGR, encoded by the coding sequence ATGGCCCTGACCGATAGCCTCACCGGATTACGCAATCGCCGGGCGTTCGAGGCTGATTTGGAAAGAGCGATCTCCATGGCCCGCGCCACCGAGACGAGTCTGGTGGTGCTGTCGTTTGATTTAGATGGGCTGAAACAGGTGAATGACTCGCTCGGGCACGGCGGTGGTGATCAATTCTTATCGACGTTCGGCCAGAGCCTCGCCACCGAGTTTGAGGGGATAGGAGCTGCCTACCGAATCGGCGGAGACGAATTTGCAGTCATCAGTGCGCGTGCGCTCGACGACGACAGTCTGCAGGCGCGAATTAAAGCCGCCATTGCGCGGGTTCAGGTTGAGAGCGCCGTACAGACAGGGGCCAGCTCCGGCATCGCCCGCTTCCCGGAGGATGCTCAAAGTGGTGGGGATTTGCTGCGGGTCAGTGACCGCCGAATGTACCAAGACAAGTTGCACCGCCGGGTCGGGCGCTGA
- a CDS encoding HD-GYP domain-containing protein: MLGIAARLHDVGKIGIPDTVLLKPGKLSPEQYTQMQTHTLIGARILSGGRSELLRLAEEIALTHHERWDGGGYPRGLSGAQIPMSGRIVAIADVFDALTQARPYKRAWTLQEAIEEIQQQSGVHFDPSVVEAAVAVFNDPDLNSTGELVNLGAGQHSLDDLPLAQGRTCTRSRSLSTCWSSAPMSLSWPGSRPNTRPNTCSTWP; encoded by the coding sequence GTGCTCGGCATTGCGGCGCGGCTCCATGACGTGGGCAAAATTGGCATTCCAGACACCGTGCTACTCAAGCCCGGCAAACTCAGTCCAGAGCAGTACACCCAGATGCAGACCCACACCCTGATCGGCGCACGAATTCTGTCGGGCGGGCGCTCGGAACTGCTGCGTTTGGCAGAAGAAATCGCCCTGACCCATCATGAGCGCTGGGATGGAGGCGGGTATCCACGCGGCCTCAGTGGAGCGCAGATTCCGATGAGTGGCCGGATCGTGGCAATTGCGGATGTCTTCGACGCCCTCACGCAGGCCCGCCCCTACAAACGGGCCTGGACGCTGCAGGAGGCCATTGAAGAAATTCAGCAGCAGTCCGGCGTGCACTTTGATCCCTCAGTGGTAGAGGCTGCAGTAGCGGTATTCAATGATCCAGACCTCAACAGTACGGGCGAGTTGGTGAACCTAGGGGCAGGCCAGCACTCACTGGACGATCTGCCGTTGGCGCAGGGGAGAACATGCACGCGCTCTCGATCTTTGAGCACTTGTTGGTCGAGCGCACCCATGAGCTTGAGCTGGCCCGGGAGCAGGCCGAACACACGGCCCAACACATGCAGCACATGGCCCTGA